In Terriglobia bacterium, one DNA window encodes the following:
- a CDS encoding nuclear transport factor 2 family protein: protein MTRRFLVTGVLVCAVLLIGSVKVKSSTMADETIAGQDGRAILQLIYQYSYTFDGRDLDGFISLFTEDALWEAYDAGAATPTVSLHGTEQLRSVIAMQMNDQISKGIQSRHFQTNTILTRLARDRVQAITMIMVTWQQGSQPATIVHTGFYRDEFTRQGAEWKFVKRQAYLD, encoded by the coding sequence ATGACACGTCGATTTTTGGTCACGGGAGTGCTGGTGTGCGCTGTGCTCCTTATAGGCAGTGTGAAGGTGAAATCGTCTACGATGGCGGATGAAACCATCGCCGGCCAGGATGGACGGGCGATCCTTCAACTCATCTATCAGTACAGCTACACATTCGATGGAAGAGATTTGGACGGCTTTATATCGCTGTTCACGGAAGATGCGCTCTGGGAAGCCTACGATGCGGGGGCAGCGACCCCTACGGTCTCGTTGCACGGAACTGAACAACTGCGCAGTGTCATTGCGATGCAGATGAACGACCAAATCAGCAAGGGCATCCAATCACGGCATTTTCAGACGAACACAATTCTCACTCGATTGGCGAGAGATCGCGTGCAGGCGATCACCATGATCATGGTCACCTGGCAGCAGGGGTCGCAACCGGCCACTATAGTCCACACTGGTTTTTACCGGGACGAATTCACCCGGCAAGGCGCGGAATGGAAATTCGTCAAGCGCCAGGCATATCTTGACTAG